Proteins encoded in a region of the Nicotiana tomentosiformis chromosome 9, ASM39032v3, whole genome shotgun sequence genome:
- the LOC138899457 gene encoding uncharacterized protein has protein sequence MGDAIPLCASPCGNATVSYQKGTQSLKVVVSIYKKIRLPEAFGGQSDGGLVRLEDIWWLIYSYFSFLCIVAALLNLEHVPGIFTFLFMVGGFIIHFTAHYSVVYWHRDMPFQIIGAKAKFMIEVIPVMTAAVLHHLLEFNYGYLALLLGCTTYFYVFGHFMHVSYDIVEKDLLLELVMQVLVYMVDGELLVRALALTFCVGLCFYRYMIYCTPEVPKHPKKELEQLPV, from the exons ATGGGTGATGCTATCCCTCTATGTGCCTCTCCCTGTGGCAATGCGACGGTTTCCTATCAGAAGGGCACTCAGAGCTTGAAGGTCGTGGTTTCAATTTACAAGAAGATTAGGCTTCCAGAGGCATTTGGTGGTCAATCAGATG GGGGTCTTGTAAGGCTTGAAGACATATGGTGGCTTATTTATAGTTACTTTTCCTTCTTGTGTATAGTCGCTGCCCTCCTGAATTTAGAACATGTTCCGGGAATTTTCACGTTCCTTTTCATGGTGGGTGGCTTTATAATTCATTTTACTGCGCACTATTCTGTTGTTTATTGGCATCGCGACATGCCTTTCCAGATAATTGGTGCCAAGGCAAAATTTATGATCGAggtcattcctgtgatgactgcAGCAGTCCTGCATCACCTTTTGGAGTTCAATTATGGGTATCTCGCTCTATTACTAGGTTGCACCACATATTTCTATGTGTTTGGTCACTTCATGCACGTATCATATGATATTGTGGAAAAAGACTTATTGCTGGAATTAGTAATGCAAGTTCTTGTTTACATGGTGGACGGAGAATTGTTAGTTAGAGCTTTGGCTTTGACCTTCTGCGTTGGTTTATGCTTCTATAGATACATGATATATTGTACTCCCGAAGTACCAAAACATCCTAAAAAGGAGTTGGAGCAGCTGCCTGTCTGA